The Ancylobacter sp. SL191 nucleotide sequence GGTCAGGAAGTCGTTGTCATTGGCGATCAGCAGGAAGGCGTCGTCCGGGTGCGCCGGATCGAGCGCCGGCACCAGCGCCATCGATTCCCACTTCTCCGACAGGTCGGTGGCGTCATGCGGCGCGCCATTGTGGAGGCCCGCCTTGGCAAGCTCGGCATTGTCGTTGAGGTCGACCACCGGGCCGGTGAGCGTCGCCGGCGTCACCGACGGATCGACCACGCCCTTGGGCGCCACCGGTGTCAGCCCGTCAAAGGCGGTGCCGGCGATGTTGGTGGCGCCGGCAAAATCCAGCAGGTCGACACGGCGGTAGAGCGAGGTGTCGCCCTTCACGCCCCAGCCATTATTGCTGTCGCGCGAGAGCAGCAGGAAGCGGCCATCGCCCAGCGCGGCAAGCTCGCTCTGCGCGGCCACCAGTGTCTTGTCGCCATCCTTGAACAGCGGCAGCGGCACGACATATTCGCCGACCAGCGCGAGATGGTCGGGATCAGCCGCGTCATAAACCAAAGCGCGGGTGTTCTGACGGGTGGACTTCTTGTCGCCGCCATCCTGGCGCAGCGCGCTTTGCAGCACCACCGTCAGGCGCTTGGTCGCCGGCTCATAGGCCAGACCCTCGAAGCCCTGATTGTTCTGCCGGCCGGTCTCGGGGTCTTCCACCGCGGGCTTGGGCGCGCCGGGGCCGGGATTGTTGGAGGAGAAATCGAGCTTGCCCTTGCGCATCGGCAGGAAGGCGGCCGGCGGCAGGGTGGCGGAGAGCATCCGGCCCTCGGCGTTGAAGTGATAAAGCGCCGGCCCATACTCGTCGGAAATCATCAGCGAGCCGTCCGGCAGCCGCACGATGGCCTCGGGATCGAGGCTGACCGCGCCGGTCGCCGCGCCGGGAAGGCCGAGCCCGCCGGCCGGGCCGATGCCATTGGTGGTGTTAAGCGTCACCGGATCGAGCCCGCTCATCGGCGTGCCCGTGGTGTCGGTGAGCAGGAAACTGTCCTCCAGCTTCAGCGTCGCCATCGCCGCCTTGCCCGGCGCCGGCGTGTCGAAGGCGATGGACACCCGGTTGAGGCGCACATGATAGTCGCTCGTGCCCTCGACATTATAGCCACGGTCCGGCAGCAGCAGGAACTCGCCGGCATAGCCGGTGGCGGTCTTCGTCCAGGACAGCACGGTCATGCCGGAACCGGAGCCGAAGGTCTCGCCGAACCGGTCGCGCAGCGTGGCCGGCAGCTGGCCGCTGGCGACGAGGCCCTGATTATGCGGCAGGTCGGAAAGCCCGGCGGCGAAAGTGGCCGGCGCGGCGAGTGTCAGCAGCAGGCCGAGAGCGGCGGCACGGCCGGCAGTGGAGAGCGGATTCAGCGTCACGGGAACCTCCCATCGGACGAGGAAGGCCGCTTCTAGGCGCGCTTCTTGACAGCACCGTGAACGCCGTAACGTAAGCCCTGCAAGGATTTGGCGGGGCTGGAGCCCTACCCCAGCCGCTCGTTCTCATAGGCCACAACCCAGTCGATCAGCACGCGCCAGAGCTTTTCGGCGAGCTCCGGCGGCACGCCCTTGGTCTCGGCCTGCGCCATCACCTTCTCGACGACGTCCTCGACCCGCTCGGGCAGGAGGGCGGCGAGGCCCTCCGCCTGCTTGATGGCGATGACGTGCTTGACCACCTCGAAGCGGCGGGCGAGCAGCTCGACCATCTGCGCGTCGATATGGTCGATCTCCGCCCGGAAGGGCGCGAGCGCGCGCTCGTTCTCGGGCAGGATCCGCGCCATCACAGCCACCACTTCTCCGGGATGTCGAACCGGCCGGCCGCATCCTCGATCACCTGGCCGAGCGCGAACAGCTCCTGCTCCTCGAACGGCTTGCCGATGAGCTGGAGGCCGAGCGGCAGGCCCTCGGTGGAGAGCCCGGCCGGCACCGAGATGCCCGGCAGGCCGGCCATGTTCAGCGTCACCGTGAACACGTCCTGCAGATACATCTCCACCGGATCGGCGCCCGACTTCTCGCCAATGCCGAAGGCCGGCGACGGGGTGGCGGGGGCGAGCACGGCGTCGATGCCGCCGGCGAAGGCGGTCTCGAAGTCGCGCTTGATCAGCGTGCGGACCTGCTGCGCCTTGAGGTAATAGGCGTCGTAATAGCCGGCCGAGAGCACATAGGTGCCGATCATGACGCGCCGGCGCACTTCCGCGCCGAAGCCGGCCGCGCGGGTCTTCTCATACATCTCGACGATGTCGCGGCCGGCCACCCGCTCGCCATAGCGCACGCCGTCATAGCGCGCGAGGTTGGACGAGGCTTCCGCCAGCGCGACGATGTAATAGGCCGGCAGGGCGTATTTGGTGTGCGGCAGGCTGATCTCGACGATTTCCGCCCCGGCGTCGCGCAGCATCTGCGCGCCCTTGTCCCACAGCGCGGCGATCTCGGCCGACATGCCGTCGACGCGGTACTCGCGGGGGATGCCGATGCGCTTGCCCTTCACCGAGGCGCCGCAGGCCTGCTGATAATCCGGCACCGGCAGGTCGACGCTGGTGGAATCCTTGGCGTCATGCCCGGCCATGGCGCGCAGCAGCAGCGCCGCGTCATTCACCGAGCGGGCGATCGGCCCGGCCTGGTCGAGCGAGGAGGCATAGGCGACGATGCCCCAGCGCGAGCAGCGGCCATAGGTCGGCTTGATGCCCACCGTGCCGGTGAAGGCCGCCGGCTGGCGGATCGAGCCGCCGGTATCGGTGCCCGCCGCGCCGGCGGCGAGATGCGCCGCCACCGCCGCCGCCGAGCCGCCGGAGGAACCGCCGGGCACGAGCGGCTGCGTCGAGCCGGTGCGCCGCCAGGGGTTCACCGTCGGGCCGAAGGCGCTCGATTCGGTGGACGAGCCCATGGCGAACTCGTCCTGGTTCAGCTTGCCCAGCAGCACCGCGCCGGCCTGCCAGAGATTGGCGGTCACGCTCGATTCATAGGGCGGGACGAAGTTCTTGAGGATGTTGGAGCCGGCCGTGGTGCGCACGCCGTCCACGGCGTAATTGTCCTTCACACCGAGCGGGATGCCCTCAAGCGACCCGGCCTCGCCCTTGGCGATCCGCGCGTCGCTCGCCTTGGCCATGTCCAGCGCCTTCTCCGGCGTGGTCAGCACATAGGCGTTGAGCGCCCCGGCGGCCTCGATGGCGCCGAGATAGGCGGTGGTGAGCTCGGTGGCGGTGAAATGGCCCTGCGCCAGCCCTTCGCGGGCGGCGGTGATGGTGAGGCGGGTGAGATCGGTCATCGCGCTCACTCCACCACTTTCGGCACGGCGAAGAAGCCGTCTTCGGCCAGCGGGGCGTTGGCCAGCACGCGCTCGGGATAAAAGCCGTCGGTGACGGCGTCCGCGCGCAGCGGCAGCGTCATCGGGATGACGCTGGTCATCGGCTCGACGCCGGTGGTGTCCACCTCGCCGAGTTGCTCCACGAAGGCGAGGATGGCGTTCAATTCGCCCTGGAGGTGGCTTACCTCTTCCTCCGTCACGGCGATGCGCGAGAGATGCGCCACCCGCCGGACCGTCGCCTGATCGACCGACATCCGAAATCCCACTCAACGAGAACGATGCGCGCCCTATAGCAGGCACGCACCGCGCCCCGCAACGCGCGGGGCGGCGCATTGCGGGGCGTGGGCACGGGCAGCGGTCAGGAACGCGCCAGTTCCAGGCACTTGCCGGCGGCTTCCGCGTTGGCGCGCGCCGTGCCCTGGTCCATCTGGCCGGACATGACGAGCGAGCGGGCCGAGCTGGTGATCGCCGAGCGCACATCGCCGCCAGCGCTCACCGCGCCGGCATAGATGGCCTGCCCCTGCGGGGTCAGCTTGGCGGCGCAGGCGCTGCCGGCGGCGGCATCGGCGAAGGCCGGCGAGGCGGCACCGAGGGCGAGAACGACGCCAACAGCGGCGGCGCGGGAAAGAATCATCATGGTTGTCTCCTGGAACACGAAGAAAAGCGAAGCGGGGATCAGCGCAGGCCGGGCATATTGACCCCGCCGCCGCCATTGACCCCCGGGCCGGGGCGCGCCACGGCGCGCGAGTTCGGCGTGCCGGGTGCACCAACGCCGGGCGCACCGACACCACCGACGCAGCCGACCGGGTAGCCCGGACGGGTGCAGTAGACGGCGGCCCGCGCCGCCGGGGCGGTGCCGACGCAGCCGACGGGATAGCCGGGGCGCGTGCAGTAGACAGCCGCGCGCACCGCGGGCGTCGGCCGCACCACGCAGCCGACAGGAACGCCGGGGCCGGTGCAGTAGATTACCGCCGCCGAGGCGGGGGACGGCCCTAGCATCGCGAGGCCACCGGCGAGAATCGCGGCGGCCGACAGAGCGCTGAGGGAAAGTTTTCCGGTCATATCGCCTCCTTAGGTTGACATCACGGAGCGGAAGCGGCGCGATAATGCCCTGCCGGACATAAACGGCAATGTCGATTATTGATCGGATCGTGGCATCTCGGCTGCCACGCACCGATAACGGATCAGCCTGCCGAACCGGACGCATGATGCTGCCAGCCTTTTCCGCCGCTGC carries:
- the gatA gene encoding Asp-tRNA(Asn)/Glu-tRNA(Gln) amidotransferase subunit GatA, yielding MTDLTRLTITAAREGLAQGHFTATELTTAYLGAIEAAGALNAYVLTTPEKALDMAKASDARIAKGEAGSLEGIPLGVKDNYAVDGVRTTAGSNILKNFVPPYESSVTANLWQAGAVLLGKLNQDEFAMGSSTESSAFGPTVNPWRRTGSTQPLVPGGSSGGSAAAVAAHLAAGAAGTDTGGSIRQPAAFTGTVGIKPTYGRCSRWGIVAYASSLDQAGPIARSVNDAALLLRAMAGHDAKDSTSVDLPVPDYQQACGASVKGKRIGIPREYRVDGMSAEIAALWDKGAQMLRDAGAEIVEISLPHTKYALPAYYIVALAEASSNLARYDGVRYGERVAGRDIVEMYEKTRAAGFGAEVRRRVMIGTYVLSAGYYDAYYLKAQQVRTLIKRDFETAFAGGIDAVLAPATPSPAFGIGEKSGADPVEMYLQDVFTVTLNMAGLPGISVPAGLSTEGLPLGLQLIGKPFEEQELFALGQVIEDAAGRFDIPEKWWL
- a CDS encoding esterase-like activity of phytase family protein, whose amino-acid sequence is MTLNPLSTAGRAAALGLLLTLAAPATFAAGLSDLPHNQGLVASGQLPATLRDRFGETFGSGSGMTVLSWTKTATGYAGEFLLLPDRGYNVEGTSDYHVRLNRVSIAFDTPAPGKAAMATLKLEDSFLLTDTTGTPMSGLDPVTLNTTNGIGPAGGLGLPGAATGAVSLDPEAIVRLPDGSLMISDEYGPALYHFNAEGRMLSATLPPAAFLPMRKGKLDFSSNNPGPGAPKPAVEDPETGRQNNQGFEGLAYEPATKRLTVVLQSALRQDGGDKKSTRQNTRALVYDAADPDHLALVGEYVVPLPLFKDGDKTLVAAQSELAALGDGRFLLLSRDSNNGWGVKGDTSLYRRVDLLDFAGATNIAGTAFDGLTPVAPKGVVDPSVTPATLTGPVVDLNDNAELAKAGLHNGAPHDATDLSEKWESMALVPALDPAHPDDAFLLIANDNDFLTTQGHQVGADYKADADVDTRVLVYRLSRH
- a CDS encoding chorismate mutase, whose translation is MARILPENERALAPFRAEIDHIDAQMVELLARRFEVVKHVIAIKQAEGLAALLPERVEDVVEKVMAQAETKGVPPELAEKLWRVLIDWVVAYENERLG
- the gatC gene encoding Asp-tRNA(Asn)/Glu-tRNA(Gln) amidotransferase subunit GatC, with product MSVDQATVRRVAHLSRIAVTEEEVSHLQGELNAILAFVEQLGEVDTTGVEPMTSVIPMTLPLRADAVTDGFYPERVLANAPLAEDGFFAVPKVVE